The following are encoded in a window of Chryseobacterium sp. genomic DNA:
- a CDS encoding AbiH family protein — MKSFIIIFIMPRILITGNGFDLHHNLPTWYEDFMKIIKFVSENKEIDFESLYQNAKNYEGIKQAFTNAISISPKTIDEIREITGKNLLYQYFQKEYNIDTWIDFESKLEYLLNCVYNSTKLLRMNIFSAGTLPHSARISVKEKLDGKVEYASVLNVLNVVQTNFEFIIINEKFLIKKENFVVDIDEQKILDLIFSQLMEFKKLFHIYLSTFVTPLLDQRTDTITNIDFYNLFDYHFTFNYTATANKIYEGRAKLFYLHGKSEEGTENIVFGINELFNKEENADDYLRFTKYYQKYAYRTDYHFLNDIQFNRSSDYQIFFWGHSLDKSDAYYINEIFDYLKDIRNLKKKIIVIYHSDEAYKRLLKNLFFIRGRTDIEKRMQERSLIFCVLDSPELKKELAVKITHPTSDPTVF; from the coding sequence TTGAAATCATTTATTATAATATTTATCATGCCTCGGATTTTAATTACTGGAAACGGTTTCGACCTTCATCATAACCTTCCTACTTGGTATGAAGATTTTATGAAAATAATAAAGTTTGTTTCGGAAAATAAGGAAATAGACTTTGAGTCTTTGTATCAAAATGCCAAAAATTATGAGGGTATAAAGCAAGCATTTACCAATGCGATTTCTATTAGTCCTAAAACTATCGATGAAATAAGAGAAATTACTGGAAAAAATCTTTTATATCAGTATTTTCAAAAAGAATACAATATTGACACGTGGATTGACTTCGAAAGTAAATTAGAATATTTGCTGAATTGTGTGTATAATTCGACAAAGCTGCTCCGCATGAATATTTTTAGTGCCGGTACTCTCCCACATAGTGCTCGTATATCTGTTAAAGAGAAGCTTGACGGGAAAGTGGAGTATGCAAGCGTTTTAAATGTATTAAATGTTGTTCAAACTAATTTTGAATTTATTATTATAAACGAAAAATTTTTGATTAAGAAAGAAAATTTCGTTGTTGATATTGATGAACAAAAAATCTTGGATTTAATATTCTCACAATTAATGGAGTTCAAAAAACTTTTTCATATTTACCTTTCAACCTTTGTCACACCTTTGCTTGATCAGCGTACCGACACGATAACAAACATAGATTTTTACAACTTATTTGATTATCATTTTACATTTAATTATACTGCTACGGCAAACAAAATATATGAGGGTAGGGCAAAGCTATTTTATTTGCACGGAAAGTCGGAAGAAGGTACGGAAAACATTGTTTTTGGTATTAATGAGTTGTTTAATAAAGAGGAAAACGCTGATGACTATTTAAGATTTACGAAATATTATCAAAAATATGCGTATCGAACTGATTATCATTTCTTAAATGATATACAATTTAATAGATCATCAGATTATCAAATCTTTTTTTGGGGACATTCCCTCGATAAATCAGATGCATATTATATCAACGAAATATTTGATTATTTAAAAGATATTAGAAATTTAAAGAAAAAAATTATTGTTATCTATCACAGTGACGAAGCCTATAAGCGACTTCTAAAAAATTTATTCTTTATTAGAGGCCGCACCGATATTGAAAAACGAATGCAAGAACGTTCTCTAATTTTCTGTGTATTAGACTCGCCAGAATTGAAGAAAGAGTTAGCCGTAAAAATAACTCATCCTACATCAGATCCAACGGTTTTTTAA
- a CDS encoding polyribonucleotide nucleotidyltransferase — protein sequence MNAPQAIIEKIQLKDGREITIETGKLAKQANGSVVVRMGGTMLLATVVANKDASPGVDFLPLTVDYREKFYSGGKIPGNFFRREARPSDEEILTMRLVDRVLRPLFPDDFHAEVQVMISLISYDKECMPEALAGLAASAAIAITDIPFNGPMSEVTVARIDGQLVINPSRENLEKADLNILVGATKDSIVMVEGVMDEITEEEMIEAIKFGHEEIKVQVEAQERLAERVGKSLPKREYSHETHDEEIREKVWKETYDKVYEVAKTPSAKEERHENFKAVLEEFLAQYSEEELETVKPFAKIYFHDVEKEAMRQMILNEKIRLDGRTPETIRPIWSEVDYLPGAHGSAVFTRGETQSLTAVTLGSVKDANMVDSVAINYDEKFFLHYNFPPFSTGEARPLRGTSRREVGHGNLAQRALSKIIPAENPYTIRIVSDILESNGSSSMATVCAGTLALMDAGVQITKPVSGIAMGLVTDPESGKFTVLSDILGDEDHLGDMDFKVTGTAEGITACQMDIKIQGLSMDIMETALKQAREGRLHILGEMLKTIDAPRTDVKPHAPKMEVLEIPKDFIGAVIGPGGKIIQQMQKDFDTVIAIEEIGEIGRIEISGVSRENINATIAAINEITFVPTVGEVYNGKVVKVMDFGAFVAIAKGTEGLLHISEIEWSRLDKVPYSEGDMVEVKFMGYDDRKKMKLSRKVLLERPPRPERKEGDGDNRGPRNDRRDGGDRRQGGNNRGGNGRPEHSGRQTEKPAGEHTFKPLNESENTDDVKPEGF from the coding sequence ATGAATGCTCCACAAGCAATTATTGAAAAAATTCAATTAAAGGATGGTAGAGAGATTACCATTGAGACAGGGAAACTGGCCAAGCAGGCCAACGGATCTGTAGTAGTAAGAATGGGCGGGACGATGCTTCTTGCCACCGTTGTAGCCAATAAAGATGCTAGCCCGGGTGTGGATTTCCTTCCGCTTACCGTAGATTACAGAGAGAAATTCTATTCAGGCGGTAAGATTCCCGGAAACTTTTTCAGAAGAGAGGCAAGACCGTCTGACGAGGAAATTTTAACAATGAGACTGGTAGACCGGGTATTGCGTCCGCTTTTCCCGGATGATTTCCATGCTGAGGTTCAGGTGATGATTTCCCTGATTTCTTATGATAAAGAATGTATGCCTGAAGCATTGGCTGGATTAGCCGCTTCTGCTGCCATCGCCATTACCGATATCCCTTTCAACGGTCCTATGTCTGAAGTGACAGTAGCCAGAATCGATGGGCAGTTGGTGATAAACCCAAGCAGAGAAAACCTGGAAAAAGCTGACCTGAATATCCTTGTAGGTGCCACCAAAGATTCTATCGTAATGGTGGAAGGTGTTATGGACGAGATTACCGAAGAGGAAATGATTGAAGCAATAAAATTCGGCCACGAAGAAATTAAAGTTCAGGTTGAAGCTCAGGAAAGACTTGCTGAAAGAGTAGGCAAGTCCTTGCCAAAAAGAGAATACAGCCACGAAACACATGACGAGGAAATTCGTGAGAAGGTGTGGAAAGAAACTTACGACAAAGTTTATGAGGTGGCCAAAACACCATCGGCAAAAGAAGAAAGACATGAAAACTTCAAGGCAGTTCTTGAGGAGTTCTTGGCTCAATATTCAGAGGAAGAACTGGAAACAGTGAAGCCTTTTGCGAAGATCTATTTTCATGATGTGGAAAAAGAGGCAATGCGTCAGATGATTCTGAACGAAAAGATCCGTCTGGATGGCCGTACACCGGAAACCATCCGTCCGATCTGGTCAGAGGTGGATTATCTGCCGGGTGCGCACGGATCTGCGGTATTCACCAGAGGTGAAACGCAGTCTCTAACAGCGGTGACCTTAGGTTCTGTTAAAGATGCCAACATGGTAGATTCCGTTGCGATTAATTACGACGAGAAATTTTTCCTTCATTATAACTTCCCGCCGTTCTCTACGGGTGAGGCAAGACCATTAAGAGGAACCTCCAGAAGAGAAGTGGGGCACGGGAACCTGGCACAGCGTGCACTTTCAAAAATAATTCCCGCAGAAAACCCGTATACCATCCGTATCGTTTCGGATATCCTGGAATCCAACGGTTCATCTTCAATGGCAACGGTTTGCGCCGGAACATTGGCTCTGATGGATGCAGGTGTACAGATTACAAAACCGGTTTCCGGAATTGCAATGGGATTGGTAACAGATCCAGAGTCAGGTAAGTTTACCGTACTTTCGGATATCTTAGGGGACGAGGATCACCTGGGTGATATGGACTTCAAAGTAACAGGAACTGCAGAGGGTATCACAGCTTGCCAAATGGATATCAAAATTCAGGGACTTTCTATGGACATCATGGAAACTGCACTGAAACAAGCCAGAGAAGGCCGTCTGCATATCCTTGGGGAAATGCTGAAGACCATCGATGCACCGAGAACTGACGTTAAACCGCACGCGCCGAAAATGGAAGTGCTTGAAATTCCCAAAGACTTCATTGGTGCGGTTATCGGACCTGGCGGAAAAATTATCCAGCAGATGCAGAAAGATTTCGATACGGTTATCGCGATTGAAGAGATCGGCGAGATCGGCAGAATTGAGATTTCAGGTGTTAGCAGAGAAAACATCAACGCGACCATCGCTGCGATTAACGAAATTACTTTCGTACCTACTGTAGGCGAGGTTTACAACGGTAAAGTGGTGAAAGTAATGGATTTCGGTGCTTTCGTAGCGATTGCTAAAGGTACTGAAGGTTTGCTTCACATCTCTGAGATTGAATGGAGCCGTTTGGATAAAGTCCCATACAGCGAAGGTGATATGGTGGAAGTGAAATTCATGGGTTACGATGACCGTAAGAAAATGAAACTTTCGCGTAAAGTACTACTTGAAAGACCTCCAAGACCGGAACGTAAGGAAGGCGATGGCGATAACCGTGGCCCAAGAAACGACCGCAGAGACGGTGGCGACAGAAGACAGGGAGGGAACAACCGCGGTGGTAATGGCAGACCGGAGCACAGCGGCCGCCAGACCGAGAAACCAGCGGGCGAACATACCTTCAAGCCACTGAACGAAAGTGAAAATACTGACGATGTGAAGCCGGAAGGATTCTAA
- a CDS encoding DUF4260 domain-containing protein, whose product MKTVLQLEYAALLLLGTFAFAATGWSWWWFLGLFFLPDLSMFGYIFSQKAGAWTYNLFHHLGLAVIVYFAGKYFSSTELELAGIILFSHSAFDRLLGYGLKYSDSFQNTHLGRIGKNRA is encoded by the coding sequence ATGAAAACTGTCTTACAACTGGAGTATGCTGCACTGCTGCTTCTGGGAACCTTCGCATTTGCCGCCACAGGCTGGTCCTGGTGGTGGTTTTTAGGCCTCTTCTTTCTGCCAGACCTATCTATGTTTGGCTATATCTTTAGTCAAAAAGCCGGCGCCTGGACCTATAATCTTTTCCATCATCTCGGACTGGCCGTGATTGTTTATTTTGCAGGAAAATACTTTTCTTCAACAGAACTTGAACTGGCAGGCATCATCCTTTTTTCGCATTCGGCGTTTGACAGGCTGCTGGGATATGGCCTAAAATATTCGGACAGCTTTCAGAATACGCATTTGGGTAGAATTGGAAAGAACCGGGCATAA
- the rpsO gene encoding 30S ribosomal protein S15, with protein sequence MYLTSEKKAEIFAKHGGKAENTGSAEGQIALFTFRINHLTGHLKANHKDFNTERSLVKLVGKRKRLLDYLKAKDITRYRAIIAELGIRK encoded by the coding sequence ATGTACTTAACATCAGAGAAAAAAGCAGAAATCTTCGCTAAGCACGGAGGAAAAGCAGAGAACACAGGTTCTGCAGAAGGTCAGATTGCACTTTTTACCTTTAGAATTAACCACCTTACAGGTCACCTGAAGGCTAACCACAAAGATTTCAACACAGAGAGATCACTGGTGAAGCTGGTAGGTAAAAGAAAAAGACTTCTTGATTATCTGAAAGCTAAAGATATTACGAGATACAGAGCGATTATCGCTGAACTGGGAATCAGAAAATAA
- a CDS encoding pyruvate decarboxylase — MYYKFTLSTFIFILFSGFTEVAAQDIVKITEQRAGSRESQNIIYFTPSIYPDVAEIKDATNEAFFSAVSDSYVNNRNRRMVRVDMPVTYEDADRNTIREICINNNATHAVIPHVKFFKVGLGQFVFSSQVVVSMKLYDADGNFISESSYDTFRKNARIMGSAQNSIRIGTNGVLKQLTQNMKRKK, encoded by the coding sequence ATGTATTACAAATTTACACTTTCCACCTTTATATTCATACTCTTTTCCGGTTTCACCGAAGTGGCGGCACAGGATATTGTAAAAATTACTGAACAGCGCGCCGGCAGCAGGGAAAGCCAGAATATTATCTATTTCACACCCTCAATTTACCCGGATGTTGCCGAAATCAAGGATGCTACCAATGAAGCTTTCTTCTCTGCGGTGTCCGACAGCTACGTAAATAACCGCAACCGCCGCATGGTTCGCGTAGACATGCCAGTGACCTATGAGGATGCCGACCGCAATACCATTCGTGAAATCTGTATAAATAACAATGCTACCCATGCAGTGATTCCGCACGTGAAGTTCTTTAAGGTGGGTTTGGGACAGTTCGTTTTTTCCAGCCAGGTGGTGGTGAGTATGAAACTGTATGATGCCGATGGAAATTTTATTTCTGAAAGCTCTTATGACACTTTCCGCAAGAATGCCCGCATAATGGGTTCAGCCCAAAACTCGATACGAATTGGCACCAATGGCGTCCTGAAACAGCTTACTCAGAATATGAAACGGAAGAAGTAA
- the mgtE gene encoding magnesium transporter, translating to MNTTANETEILINPADIAERLSNLRADERLLEFLKVPKKFKAAVFSHLDADFQEETIRSIGNEEVSEILNGMTPDDRTELFEDFPDELIKYSINLLNPQERRIALKLLGYHEDSIARMMTPYYIQIRNEWTVRKCFEQIKKVGKKVETLNYLYVVDERNHLIDDLDIRNLLLADEDQLVSELTDHHFVAIKTTTSREDAVQYFEKYDRNALPIITEAGVLVGIVTIDDILDQVEQQNTEDIQKFGGMDALDDPYIQTHWFEMIKKRGLWLIVLFFLQLITATVMGFYENEIEKAVVLALFIPLIISSGGNSGSQAATLIIRAMALQEITLKDWWTVMKKEVTTGLVLGTFLGIIGFFRIMLWHKWGWFDYGEHWLFVGISAGISLAMIVLWGTLSGSMVPFILKKFKLDPATSSAPFVATLVDVTGLIIYFSIAGLFLTGKIL from the coding sequence GTGAATACGACTGCGAACGAAACTGAAATTTTAATAAACCCCGCGGATATCGCCGAAAGGTTGAGTAACCTGCGCGCGGACGAACGTTTGCTGGAATTCCTGAAGGTGCCCAAGAAATTTAAGGCCGCTGTTTTCTCTCATCTGGACGCTGATTTTCAGGAAGAAACCATCCGCAGTATCGGAAACGAAGAAGTATCCGAGATTCTGAACGGCATGACGCCCGACGACAGGACCGAACTTTTTGAAGATTTCCCCGACGAACTTATCAAGTATTCCATTAACCTCCTGAATCCGCAGGAAAGACGTATCGCACTGAAGCTGTTAGGCTATCATGAAGACAGCATCGCAAGGATGATGACGCCGTACTACATCCAGATACGGAATGAGTGGACTGTCAGGAAATGTTTTGAGCAAATTAAAAAGGTGGGCAAGAAGGTAGAGACACTTAACTACCTCTATGTGGTGGATGAGCGCAACCATCTTATTGATGACCTCGACATCCGCAACCTTCTTCTGGCCGATGAAGATCAGCTGGTTTCCGAACTTACCGACCATCATTTCGTAGCCATCAAAACAACTACATCGCGTGAAGATGCTGTACAGTACTTTGAAAAGTATGACCGCAATGCTCTTCCCATCATTACTGAGGCAGGTGTACTGGTGGGCATTGTAACCATTGACGACATCCTGGATCAGGTAGAGCAACAGAATACGGAGGACATCCAGAAATTCGGGGGTATGGACGCTTTGGACGATCCTTATATCCAGACCCACTGGTTTGAGATGATCAAGAAAAGAGGTCTGTGGCTGATCGTACTTTTCTTTCTTCAGCTTATTACAGCTACTGTGATGGGCTTTTATGAAAATGAAATTGAAAAAGCGGTGGTCCTGGCACTATTCATTCCATTGATTATTTCAAGCGGCGGAAACTCGGGTTCTCAGGCTGCTACGCTTATCATACGGGCAATGGCGCTCCAGGAAATCACACTGAAAGACTGGTGGACTGTTATGAAAAAGGAAGTTACCACCGGCCTGGTGCTGGGTACCTTCCTGGGCATCATCGGCTTTTTCAGAATAATGCTCTGGCATAAATGGGGTTGGTTCGATTACGGCGAGCACTGGCTTTTTGTAGGAATAAGCGCCGGGATCTCTCTGGCAATGATTGTCCTTTGGGGAACGCTTTCGGGTTCCATGGTTCCGTTTATCCTGAAAAAGTTTAAACTTGATCCCGCCACTTCGTCGGCACCTTTTGTAGCCACGCTTGTGGACGTCACCGGACTGATCATCTACTTTTCCATCGCAGGACTCTTCCTTACAGGTAAAATTCTTTAA
- a CDS encoding helical backbone metal receptor encodes MRIVSLVPSITQTLFDFGLDHSEIVGRTKFCIHPYDRVKNIPIVGGTKTLKLDKITALKPDLIIANKEENVREQVLELEKVCKVWVTDISTLEDQVTFLFQLGQRLNKSEQATGFINRTRAVFTGLHPALTVPTVYLIWRNPYMTVGGDTFIHNIMKCLGFRNIFQDQTRYPTVEISELKGARLILLSSEPYPFREKHIAELQEHLPDCTIRLADGEAFSWYGTRILEYEAYLRQLMGEVHDSLH; translated from the coding sequence ATGCGGATTGTTTCACTGGTTCCGTCAATTACCCAAACGCTTTTTGACTTCGGACTGGATCATAGTGAAATTGTGGGCAGAACCAAATTCTGTATCCACCCTTATGACAGGGTGAAAAATATTCCCATCGTAGGCGGCACCAAAACCCTGAAGCTGGACAAAATAACAGCGCTGAAACCCGATCTCATCATCGCAAATAAGGAAGAAAACGTGAGGGAGCAGGTGCTTGAACTGGAAAAAGTTTGTAAGGTATGGGTCACAGATATCAGTACTCTGGAGGATCAGGTGACTTTTCTGTTCCAGTTGGGACAGCGGCTGAACAAATCAGAGCAGGCCACCGGCTTCATAAACAGGACTAGGGCTGTTTTTACAGGATTGCACCCTGCACTGACAGTTCCAACAGTATATCTGATCTGGAGGAATCCTTATATGACGGTTGGTGGAGATACCTTCATCCACAATATAATGAAATGTTTAGGCTTCAGAAATATCTTTCAGGATCAAACAAGATATCCAACTGTTGAAATTTCCGAACTTAAAGGAGCCAGACTCATACTGCTGTCGTCCGAACCCTACCCTTTCCGGGAAAAACATATCGCTGAACTGCAGGAACACCTTCCGGACTGCACAATAAGGCTTGCTGACGGAGAAGCTTTTTCCTGGTACGGCACGCGTATACTGGAATATGAGGCATATTTGCGTCAGCTGATGGGCGAAGTACATGACTCCCTGCACTGA
- a CDS encoding GAF domain-containing protein: MSEIKKRLSTILESPHFPTEEKLQKVCHLLDQEIPYFNWTGFYFRNGDKEELILGPYAGADTDHTVIPFGKGICGQVAVSGETFVVPDVHEQDNYLSCSIDTKAEIVVPIFKDGENVGQIDIDSHSLDPFTAEDREMLEWLCAEVAKIL, encoded by the coding sequence ATGTCTGAAATAAAGAAACGTCTCTCCACTATTCTGGAAAGCCCACATTTCCCAACTGAAGAAAAACTTCAGAAAGTCTGTCATCTGCTGGATCAGGAAATTCCGTATTTCAACTGGACGGGGTTCTATTTCCGGAATGGCGATAAGGAGGAGCTTATCCTGGGCCCTTATGCAGGTGCAGACACCGATCACACCGTTATTCCTTTCGGAAAAGGAATCTGCGGTCAGGTGGCTGTTTCCGGAGAAACATTTGTTGTTCCTGATGTCCATGAGCAGGACAATTATCTTTCCTGTTCCATTGATACCAAAGCTGAGATCGTGGTTCCTATCTTTAAAGATGGTGAAAACGTGGGCCAGATTGATATTGATTCCCACAGTTTGGACCCCTTCACTGCTGAAGACCGGGAAATGCTTGAGTGGCTGTGTGCTGAAGTGGCCAAAATTCTGTAG
- a CDS encoding TonB-dependent receptor, whose amino-acid sequence MSLIQQKLTPKQKALAINLDSNIYGTFAEIGAGQETVRHFFRAGGASKTIAKAMSAYDKDFSDAIYGKEAHNRYVTQHRLRKMLRYEVSLIEERLSREDNPGRRFFSYANTVTTINFDKTLKGHGWVGVRFQRDETEGYSEVVLHVKFKENNTTLQQETLGNLGVNLIYGAFFYNDNPRRLISSLYDDIALDDLEIDMIDFMGPAFAYVDNRLMSLQLVKNGMTDAVIFTPGGKNMLPADLLYRKNIFAVRGSFRPVTKVNIDMFESGLKMFMKDADCTEKETEVLFEITISNLKGDGDIDERDFLDRVDVLANLGYTVIISNFSEYYRLIDYFAGYTGLKIGIGMGVNNLLMVFDENYYKNLSGGILEAFGKFFRNDMTVYLYPYKDPENHEILTSNNLRVNENLKQLYKFFKHNNRIKDIVTYQPQYAEIYSREILRMITENESGWEDQVPDGVADLIKDRGMFGYKNEVELKEFT is encoded by the coding sequence ATGTCTTTAATCCAGCAAAAACTAACTCCAAAGCAGAAAGCATTAGCCATTAATCTGGATTCCAATATATACGGTACTTTTGCGGAAATAGGTGCAGGTCAGGAAACTGTGCGCCACTTTTTCAGGGCCGGTGGTGCCTCCAAAACCATTGCGAAGGCCATGTCGGCATATGACAAGGATTTTTCGGACGCTATTTACGGCAAGGAAGCACATAACCGCTATGTTACCCAGCACCGTCTCAGAAAAATGCTGAGGTATGAGGTCTCTCTTATTGAGGAGAGGCTCTCACGCGAAGATAATCCCGGCCGCCGCTTTTTTTCCTATGCCAATACGGTTACCACTATTAATTTCGACAAAACCCTGAAAGGTCACGGGTGGGTAGGTGTACGTTTTCAGCGTGATGAGACAGAAGGTTACAGTGAAGTTGTACTTCATGTAAAATTCAAGGAGAATAACACCACACTGCAGCAGGAAACCCTGGGAAATCTGGGAGTTAACCTTATTTATGGTGCGTTTTTTTATAATGACAATCCGCGGAGACTGATTTCTTCTTTATATGATGACATTGCTCTGGACGACCTGGAGATCGATATGATCGACTTTATGGGTCCTGCCTTTGCCTATGTAGATAACCGTTTGATGAGTCTGCAGCTGGTAAAGAACGGAATGACCGATGCCGTGATCTTTACGCCAGGTGGTAAAAATATGCTGCCCGCAGATTTGCTTTACCGTAAAAATATTTTTGCAGTACGCGGCAGTTTCCGGCCTGTTACGAAGGTGAATATCGACATGTTCGAAAGCGGACTCAAAATGTTTATGAAGGATGCCGACTGTACTGAAAAGGAAACCGAAGTGCTGTTTGAGATCACAATTTCTAACCTGAAAGGAGACGGCGATATTGATGAACGCGATTTCCTGGACAGGGTAGATGTCCTGGCCAATCTGGGTTATACTGTAATCATCTCCAATTTCTCTGAATATTACCGCCTTATCGATTATTTTGCAGGTTATACCGGACTGAAAATCGGTATCGGAATGGGGGTGAATAACCTTCTGATGGTTTTTGATGAAAATTATTACAAAAATCTGTCAGGCGGAATCCTGGAAGCCTTCGGCAAATTCTTCAGGAATGATATGACCGTTTATCTTTATCCTTATAAAGATCCGGAAAACCATGAGATCCTGACTTCCAATAACCTGCGGGTTAATGAAAACCTGAAGCAGCTTTACAAGTTCTTCAAGCACAATAACCGGATTAAGGATATTGTAACCTATCAGCCCCAATATGCGGAGATTTATTCCCGTGAGATATTGCGGATGATTACTGAAAACGAAAGCGGCTGGGAAGATCAGGTGCCGGACGGCGTGGCCGATCTTATAAAAGACCGCGGAATGTTTGGATACAAGAACGAAGTAGAACTAAAAGAATTTACTTAA
- a CDS encoding SDR family oxidoreductase, translating to MKETYTSTLNGRTVVITGASSGIGRAAAEAFAREGCNIVLAARGREALDETAQLCRDLGAVALVVPTDVSVAGDVQQLAQTALQFNGRIDVWVNNAGVMATGMLEDMPIEAVDQIIKTNLLGYLHGAHTVLPIFKKQQDGVLINNISIGGWMPAPYGTAYSASKYGVRGMVESLQGEVSHFPNIHVCAMYPAIQRSTGNMHSAKYSGFSSKIPPLSFDPRVLAAAMVKTAKYPRKEVYTDWSSVLFKTVYGMFPKTVVNTASAAMRMMMMKKDAPEGTNGNILTPSAEPHRIYGETMLPPPSKTSKLIMLSGLLAAGAVMLWNRSQAPDRKKLK from the coding sequence ATGAAAGAAACGTACACTTCAACACTCAACGGCAGAACCGTTGTAATCACAGGGGCGAGCAGCGGTATCGGGCGAGCAGCGGCAGAGGCTTTTGCACGCGAAGGCTGCAATATTGTTTTGGCTGCACGGGGTCGTGAAGCACTGGATGAAACCGCACAGTTATGCCGTGACCTGGGTGCGGTGGCTCTGGTTGTGCCCACCGATGTATCCGTGGCTGGCGATGTGCAGCAACTTGCGCAGACCGCCCTGCAGTTTAACGGCAGGATTGATGTATGGGTGAATAATGCAGGTGTAATGGCTACAGGAATGCTGGAAGATATGCCCATTGAGGCGGTGGACCAAATTATTAAAACGAACCTTCTGGGCTACCTGCATGGCGCTCATACCGTCCTGCCGATTTTCAAGAAGCAGCAGGATGGGGTACTGATTAATAATATTTCCATTGGCGGATGGATGCCGGCTCCTTACGGAACTGCTTATTCTGCCTCAAAGTACGGTGTACGCGGTATGGTGGAAAGTCTGCAGGGTGAAGTATCGCACTTTCCGAACATCCACGTATGTGCCATGTATCCGGCTATCCAACGGTCTACCGGCAATATGCATTCTGCAAAGTATTCCGGCTTCAGTTCCAAAATCCCACCACTATCATTTGACCCGCGCGTACTGGCGGCTGCCATGGTTAAAACTGCTAAATACCCGCGTAAGGAAGTGTACACAGACTGGTCGTCCGTACTTTTCAAAACGGTATACGGGATGTTCCCCAAAACAGTCGTGAATACCGCTTCGGCAGCTATGCGGATGATGATGATGAAGAAAGATGCGCCAGAAGGTACAAACGGAAATATCCTTACACCTTCCGCGGAACCGCATCGTATTTATGGCGAGACGATGCTTCCGCCACCCTCCAAAACATCAAAACTGATTATGCTGTCCGGATTGCTGGCAGCAGGGGCGGTGATGCTGTGGAACCGATCGCAAGCTCCGGACCGAAAAAAACTTAAGTGA
- a CDS encoding aldo/keto reductase: MENIILNDGYSLPLIGFGTYKTEDTLMSVQAAIESGYRLIDSASIYGNEKEVGEAVKRTRVPRQHLYITAKVWRTDLGYDATRKAFRNTLKRLSLEYLDLYLIHWPANSKNYKDWVKVNAETWRAMEELQYEGLIRSIGVSNFWPEHLEELLNTAKVPPTVNQIEYHPGYQQTTVVDYCQSQNIALQAWSPLARGRFHDHPLLNEIAGKHGKTVSQIILRWTVQQGLLPLPKSSRPQRIKENIDIFDFELSRDEMSAVTNMQPQGFSGERPDIWPDRIN, encoded by the coding sequence ATGGAAAACATAATTTTGAATGACGGATATTCATTACCGCTGATCGGTTTTGGAACCTATAAAACTGAAGATACGCTAATGTCAGTTCAAGCTGCTATTGAATCCGGCTACAGACTTATAGATAGCGCTTCCATATATGGAAATGAAAAGGAAGTGGGAGAGGCGGTAAAGCGGACCAGAGTGCCCAGGCAGCATCTTTATATCACGGCAAAAGTTTGGCGTACCGACCTGGGTTATGATGCCACCAGAAAGGCTTTTAGAAATACTTTGAAACGGTTGTCACTGGAGTATCTTGATCTTTACCTGATTCACTGGCCTGCGAATTCAAAAAACTATAAAGACTGGGTAAAAGTAAATGCTGAAACCTGGCGTGCAATGGAAGAGCTGCAGTATGAGGGACTTATCCGATCCATCGGTGTCAGTAATTTCTGGCCGGAACATCTGGAAGAATTGTTAAATACCGCCAAAGTGCCACCGACTGTGAACCAGATTGAGTATCATCCCGGTTACCAGCAAACTACGGTAGTGGATTATTGTCAAAGCCAGAATATTGCGCTTCAGGCGTGGTCGCCACTGGCAAGAGGACGGTTTCATGATCATCCATTGTTAAATGAAATTGCAGGGAAACATGGCAAAACTGTATCCCAGATCATTTTAAGGTGGACCGTTCAGCAAGGTCTTCTGCCGCTTCCAAAATCTTCACGACCGCAGCGTATCAAAGAGAATATAGACATTTTTGATTTTGAACTTTCAAGGGATGAAATGTCCGCTGTTACAAATATGCAGCCACAAGGGTTTAGTGGAGAAAGACCCGATATCTGGCCGGACCGCATTAACTAA